The Scatophagus argus isolate fScaArg1 chromosome 20, fScaArg1.pri, whole genome shotgun sequence genome window below encodes:
- the olfm1b gene encoding olfactomedin 1b isoform X3 has protein sequence MVQHGWSLVVCGVQMVVLPANPEESWQVYSSAQDSEGRCVCTVVAPQQSMCSRDARTKQLRQLLEKVQNMTQSIQVLDQRTQRDLQYVEKMEVQLRGLETKFRQVEESHKQNIAKQYKAIKAKMEELRPLIPVLEEYKADAKLVLQFKEEVQNLTSVLSELQEEMGAYDYEELHNRVSNLEERLRACMQKLACGKLTGISDPITIKTSGSRFGSWMTDPLAPEGDTRVWYMDGYHNNRFVREYKSMQDFMTSDNFTSHRLPHPWSGTGQVVYNGSIYFNKFQSHVIIKFDFRTSSISKSRQLDYAGFNNAYHYAWGGHSDIDLMVDEGGLWAVYATNQNAGNIVISKLNPNTLQIIKSWTTNHPKRSAGESFMICGTLYVTNGYSGGTKVYYAYSTNSSTYEYIDIAFQNKYSHISMLDYNPRDRALYAWNNGHQVLYNVTLFHVIRSEEL, from the exons ATGGTGCAACACGGGTGGAGCCTGGTGGTCTGTGGTGTCCAGATGGTG GTGTTGCCAGCAAACCCAGAGGAATCGTGGCAGGTGTACAGTTCAGCCCAGGATAGCGAGGGAAGGTGTGTCTGCACTGTGGTGGCGCCCCAGCAGTCCATGTGTTCACGGGATGCCCGCACCAAACAACTGAGGCAGCTGTTAGAGAAG GTCCAGAACATGACCCAGTCCATCCAGGTGCTGGACCAGCGAACCCAGAGGGACCTGCAGTACGTGGAGAAGATGGAGGTCCAGCTCCGTGGCCTGGAGACCAAGTTCAGGCAGGTGGAGGAGAGCCACAAGCAGAACATCGCCAAGCAATACAAG GCCATAAAAGCGAAAATGGAGGAGCTTAGACCGTTGATACCAGTGTTGGAGGAGTACAAGGCCGATGCCAAATTGGTATTGCAGTTTAAGGAGGAGGTCCAGAATCTGACGTCAGTTCTAAGCGAACTTCAGGAGGAGATGGGGGCCTATGACTACGAGGAGCTCCACAACAGAGTGTCAAATCTTGAGGAGAGACTCCGAGCATGCATGCAAAAATTAG CATGCGGCAAACTGACGGGCATCAGCGATCCCATCACCATCAAGACGTCCGGATCCAGGTTCGGCTCCTGGATGACGGACCCTCTGGCACCTGAAGGAGACACACGA GTCTGGTACATGGATGGCTACCATAACAACCGCTTCGTGCGAGAGTACAAGTCGATGCAGGACTTCATGACGTCTGACAACTTCACGTCCCACCGACTGCCTCACCCATGGTCAGGAACAGGTCAGGTGGTCTACAACGGCTCCATCTACTTCAACAAGTTCCAGAGCCACGTCATCATCAAGTTCGACTTCCGCACATCCTCCATCAGCAAGTCCCGGCAGCTGGACTACGCTGGCTTCAATAATGCGTATCACTACGCCTGGGGCGGCCATTCTGACATTGACCTGATGGTGGACGAAGGAGGGCTGTGGGCTGTCTATGCCACCAACCAGAACGCCGGCAATATTGTTATCAGCAAGCTGAACCCCAACACGCTACAGATCATCAAGAGCTGGACCACCAACCACCCCAAAAGGAGTGCCGGCGAGTCTTTTATGATCTGCGGCACGCTCTATGTCACTAACGGCTACTCAGGAGGCACCAAGGTCTACTACGCCTACTCCACCAACTCCTCTACTTACGAGTACATCGACATTGCCTTCCAGAATAAGTACTCTCATATCTCTATGCTGGACTACAATCCACGTGACCGCGCCCTCTATGCCTGGAATAACGGCCACCAGGTCCTCTACAATGTCACACTGTTCCATGTTATCCGCTCGGAAGAACTGTAA
- the olfm1b gene encoding olfactomedin 1b isoform X1 — MSVPLLKIGVVLSTMAMITNWMSQTLPSLVGLNTTKLTAAQGGYPDRSTGVLPANPEESWQVYSSAQDSEGRCVCTVVAPQQSMCSRDARTKQLRQLLEKVQNMTQSIQVLDQRTQRDLQYVEKMEVQLRGLETKFRQVEESHKQNIAKQYKAIKAKMEELRPLIPVLEEYKADAKLVLQFKEEVQNLTSVLSELQEEMGAYDYEELHNRVSNLEERLRACMQKLACGKLTGISDPITIKTSGSRFGSWMTDPLAPEGDTRVWYMDGYHNNRFVREYKSMQDFMTSDNFTSHRLPHPWSGTGQVVYNGSIYFNKFQSHVIIKFDFRTSSISKSRQLDYAGFNNAYHYAWGGHSDIDLMVDEGGLWAVYATNQNAGNIVISKLNPNTLQIIKSWTTNHPKRSAGESFMICGTLYVTNGYSGGTKVYYAYSTNSSTYEYIDIAFQNKYSHISMLDYNPRDRALYAWNNGHQVLYNVTLFHVIRSEEL, encoded by the exons ATGTCGGTGCCTTTGCTGAAGATCGGCGTCGTGCTCAGCACCATGGCGATGATCACCAACTGGATGTCGCAGACCCTCCCCTCTCTGGTGGGGCTCAATACTACCAAGCTCACGGCGGCACAAGGAGGGTACCCAGACCGGAGCACCGGA GTGTTGCCAGCAAACCCAGAGGAATCGTGGCAGGTGTACAGTTCAGCCCAGGATAGCGAGGGAAGGTGTGTCTGCACTGTGGTGGCGCCCCAGCAGTCCATGTGTTCACGGGATGCCCGCACCAAACAACTGAGGCAGCTGTTAGAGAAG GTCCAGAACATGACCCAGTCCATCCAGGTGCTGGACCAGCGAACCCAGAGGGACCTGCAGTACGTGGAGAAGATGGAGGTCCAGCTCCGTGGCCTGGAGACCAAGTTCAGGCAGGTGGAGGAGAGCCACAAGCAGAACATCGCCAAGCAATACAAG GCCATAAAAGCGAAAATGGAGGAGCTTAGACCGTTGATACCAGTGTTGGAGGAGTACAAGGCCGATGCCAAATTGGTATTGCAGTTTAAGGAGGAGGTCCAGAATCTGACGTCAGTTCTAAGCGAACTTCAGGAGGAGATGGGGGCCTATGACTACGAGGAGCTCCACAACAGAGTGTCAAATCTTGAGGAGAGACTCCGAGCATGCATGCAAAAATTAG CATGCGGCAAACTGACGGGCATCAGCGATCCCATCACCATCAAGACGTCCGGATCCAGGTTCGGCTCCTGGATGACGGACCCTCTGGCACCTGAAGGAGACACACGA GTCTGGTACATGGATGGCTACCATAACAACCGCTTCGTGCGAGAGTACAAGTCGATGCAGGACTTCATGACGTCTGACAACTTCACGTCCCACCGACTGCCTCACCCATGGTCAGGAACAGGTCAGGTGGTCTACAACGGCTCCATCTACTTCAACAAGTTCCAGAGCCACGTCATCATCAAGTTCGACTTCCGCACATCCTCCATCAGCAAGTCCCGGCAGCTGGACTACGCTGGCTTCAATAATGCGTATCACTACGCCTGGGGCGGCCATTCTGACATTGACCTGATGGTGGACGAAGGAGGGCTGTGGGCTGTCTATGCCACCAACCAGAACGCCGGCAATATTGTTATCAGCAAGCTGAACCCCAACACGCTACAGATCATCAAGAGCTGGACCACCAACCACCCCAAAAGGAGTGCCGGCGAGTCTTTTATGATCTGCGGCACGCTCTATGTCACTAACGGCTACTCAGGAGGCACCAAGGTCTACTACGCCTACTCCACCAACTCCTCTACTTACGAGTACATCGACATTGCCTTCCAGAATAAGTACTCTCATATCTCTATGCTGGACTACAATCCACGTGACCGCGCCCTCTATGCCTGGAATAACGGCCACCAGGTCCTCTACAATGTCACACTGTTCCATGTTATCCGCTCGGAAGAACTGTAA
- the olfm1b gene encoding olfactomedin 1b isoform X2, producing the protein MQPASKLLTLILLIFMGTELTQVLPANPEESWQVYSSAQDSEGRCVCTVVAPQQSMCSRDARTKQLRQLLEKVQNMTQSIQVLDQRTQRDLQYVEKMEVQLRGLETKFRQVEESHKQNIAKQYKAIKAKMEELRPLIPVLEEYKADAKLVLQFKEEVQNLTSVLSELQEEMGAYDYEELHNRVSNLEERLRACMQKLACGKLTGISDPITIKTSGSRFGSWMTDPLAPEGDTRVWYMDGYHNNRFVREYKSMQDFMTSDNFTSHRLPHPWSGTGQVVYNGSIYFNKFQSHVIIKFDFRTSSISKSRQLDYAGFNNAYHYAWGGHSDIDLMVDEGGLWAVYATNQNAGNIVISKLNPNTLQIIKSWTTNHPKRSAGESFMICGTLYVTNGYSGGTKVYYAYSTNSSTYEYIDIAFQNKYSHISMLDYNPRDRALYAWNNGHQVLYNVTLFHVIRSEEL; encoded by the exons GTGTTGCCAGCAAACCCAGAGGAATCGTGGCAGGTGTACAGTTCAGCCCAGGATAGCGAGGGAAGGTGTGTCTGCACTGTGGTGGCGCCCCAGCAGTCCATGTGTTCACGGGATGCCCGCACCAAACAACTGAGGCAGCTGTTAGAGAAG GTCCAGAACATGACCCAGTCCATCCAGGTGCTGGACCAGCGAACCCAGAGGGACCTGCAGTACGTGGAGAAGATGGAGGTCCAGCTCCGTGGCCTGGAGACCAAGTTCAGGCAGGTGGAGGAGAGCCACAAGCAGAACATCGCCAAGCAATACAAG GCCATAAAAGCGAAAATGGAGGAGCTTAGACCGTTGATACCAGTGTTGGAGGAGTACAAGGCCGATGCCAAATTGGTATTGCAGTTTAAGGAGGAGGTCCAGAATCTGACGTCAGTTCTAAGCGAACTTCAGGAGGAGATGGGGGCCTATGACTACGAGGAGCTCCACAACAGAGTGTCAAATCTTGAGGAGAGACTCCGAGCATGCATGCAAAAATTAG CATGCGGCAAACTGACGGGCATCAGCGATCCCATCACCATCAAGACGTCCGGATCCAGGTTCGGCTCCTGGATGACGGACCCTCTGGCACCTGAAGGAGACACACGA GTCTGGTACATGGATGGCTACCATAACAACCGCTTCGTGCGAGAGTACAAGTCGATGCAGGACTTCATGACGTCTGACAACTTCACGTCCCACCGACTGCCTCACCCATGGTCAGGAACAGGTCAGGTGGTCTACAACGGCTCCATCTACTTCAACAAGTTCCAGAGCCACGTCATCATCAAGTTCGACTTCCGCACATCCTCCATCAGCAAGTCCCGGCAGCTGGACTACGCTGGCTTCAATAATGCGTATCACTACGCCTGGGGCGGCCATTCTGACATTGACCTGATGGTGGACGAAGGAGGGCTGTGGGCTGTCTATGCCACCAACCAGAACGCCGGCAATATTGTTATCAGCAAGCTGAACCCCAACACGCTACAGATCATCAAGAGCTGGACCACCAACCACCCCAAAAGGAGTGCCGGCGAGTCTTTTATGATCTGCGGCACGCTCTATGTCACTAACGGCTACTCAGGAGGCACCAAGGTCTACTACGCCTACTCCACCAACTCCTCTACTTACGAGTACATCGACATTGCCTTCCAGAATAAGTACTCTCATATCTCTATGCTGGACTACAATCCACGTGACCGCGCCCTCTATGCCTGGAATAACGGCCACCAGGTCCTCTACAATGTCACACTGTTCCATGTTATCCGCTCGGAAGAACTGTAA